Genomic window (Heptranchias perlo isolate sHepPer1 chromosome 11, sHepPer1.hap1, whole genome shotgun sequence):
aatgatgtagcttccacagcttcctggggcagcaaattccacagacctactaccctctgagtgaagaagtgtctcctcatctcagttttgaaagagcagccccttattctaagattatgccccctagttctagtttcacccatccttgggaacatccttaccgcatccacccgatcaagccccttcacaatcttatatgtttcaataagatcgcctctcattcttctgaactccaatgagtagagtcccaatctactcaacctctcctcatatgtccgcctcctcatatgtccgccccctcatccccgggattaaccgagtgaaccttctttgtactgcctcgagagcaagtatgtcttttcttaagtatggacaccaaaactgtatgcagtattccaggtgcggtcccaccaataccttatataactgcagcaatacctccctgtttttatattctatccccctagcagtaaaagccaacattccgttggccttcttgatcacctgctgcacctgcatactaactttttgattttcttgcactaggacccccagatccctttgtactgcagtactttccagtttcttgccattaagataataacttgctctctgatttttcctgccaaagtgcataacctcacattttccaatattgtattgcatctgccaaatctccgcccactcacccagcctgtctatatccccttgtaggttttttatgtcctcctcactctctactttccctcccatctttgtatcttctgcaaactttgatatgttacactcggtcccctcctccaaatcggtaatatagattgtaaagagttggggacccagcaccgacccctgcggaacaccactggctactggttgccagtccaagaatgaaccatttatcccaactctctgcttcctgttagataaccaatcctccacccatgccagaatattacccccaatccagtgattctttatcttgagcaataatcttttatgtggcaccttgtcgaatgccttctggaagtctaaatacactacgtccactggttcccctttatccaccctgtacgttatgtcctcaaagaactcaagcaaatttgtcagacatgacttccccttcataaagccatgctgactttgtcctattaaattatgtttatccaaatgttctgctactgtctccttaataatagactccaaaattttacccaccacagatgttagactaactggtctataatttccagccttctgcctactaccctttttaaataagggtgttacattcgcagttttccaatctgccgggacatttgccgagtccagagaattttggaaaattattaccgaagcatccacaatccctgctgccacttccctcaagatcctaggatgtaagccatcaggtccaggggatttatccgccttgagtcccattaatttactgagtaccaattccttagtgattttaatcgtatttagctcctcccccccccccccccccagagtcccctgtttgtccagtgttgggatattctttgtgtcctctaccgtaaagactgaaacaaaatatttgttcagcatttttgccatctccatgtttcccaccattaatttcctggtctcattctctaagggacctacgtttgccttcgccaccctttttctttttatataactgtagaaactcttgctatctgtttttatattttttgctaatttattttcataatctatcttccctttcttaatcaatcctttagttactttttgctgtcttttgaagacttcccaatcttctatcctcccactaagtttggcgaccttatatgtccttgtttttagttggatactatccttaatttctttacttagccacggatggctgtcatttcttttacaccctttttttctcagtggaatatatattttttgaaagttgtaaaataactccttaaatgaacaccactgctcatgtaccgtcttaccctttaatctattttcccagtccactttaatcaattccgctctcataccatcatagtctcctttattcaagctcagtacgcttgtttgaaaaccaaccttctcaccctctaattggatatggaatgtaaccatgttatggtcactcattccaagtggattcttaactaggacattattaattcatCTTGGCTCATTACACatgaccaggtccaaggttgcttgcccccttgtaggatcagttacatactgctcaagaaatccatccctaatacactcaataaactcttcctcaaggctgccctgcccaatttgatttgtccagttaatatgatagttaaaatcccccataattatagctgttcccttattacatgccccgactatttcctgattaatacttcttccagcagagttgcaactattaggaggcctatatactatgcccactagtgtttttttccccttattattccttatttctacccaaactgtttcattatcctgatcctttgtcccaatatcatttctctgtattacagtgattccttcctttattaacatagccaccccatctccccttccttcctgcctgtccttcctgattgttaaataccctggcatttttaattcccagtcgttgtcaccctgcagccatgtttctgtaatggccacaagatcatacccatacgtagttatttgtgccgttaactcgtccatattgttacgaatgctacgtgcattcagataaagaactttcaaatatgttttgtgacacttagttcctgctttttccttttttaacactttaccttttactccataccttctgtcccttcctgacacgctttcctctgtctccctgctcaggttcccaaccccctgccacagctttgatgctgggttaatcgccttacgccttctagtttttattttatctgtcgtgcctaaagtacactttctttccgctgctctacacttttccctttcacttgttcttgaacaactgtttgtactatttgtattgtaaatttcccctgggtcgtcccctctcttgctgctctcaactttattcccttctcactccccgctcaggttcccatccccctgccactctagtttaaaccttccccaacagcactagcaaacacccccgcgaggacattggtcccggtcctgctcgggtgtaacccgtcacgcttgtacaggtcccacctaccccagaaccggtcccaatgtcccaggaatctaaatccctccctcctacaccatccctgcagccacgcattcatcctgtctattctcctgttcctatactcactagcacgtggcaccggtagtaatcctgagatcactaccttttgaagtcctgctttttaatttatctcctaactccttaaattcaccttgcaggacctcatccctttttttacctatgtcgttggtaccgatatggaccacgacttctggctgttcaccctccccctccagaatgccctgcagccgctccgtgacatccttgaccctagcaccagggaggcaacataccatcctggagtcacgtttgtggccgcagaaacgcctatctgttccccttacaattgaatcccctatcactatagccctgccactcttcttcctcccctcctgtgcagcagagccacgcatggtgccccgaacctggctcttgctgctttcccctgataagccatctcccccaacagtatctaaagcagaatatctgtttgagagggagatggccccaggggactcctgctctacctgcctagtccttttactctgcctggcggtcacccatttcctttctgcctgtgtaatttttacctgcggtgtgaccatctcactgaacgtgctatccacgatagtctcagcatcgcggatgctccacagtgaatccacccccagctccagctccgaaagacggttagccagtagctgcagctggacacacttcctgcacacatggtcgccagggacactggtagtgtccatgacttcccacatagtgcatttaatcactcctgccctccaccctatcacagaccttcccttttgttctttcctcccctccccttttccctggctctgtacgtgcttaaaaactgtttaatcttcaacttcttccagttctgatgaagggtcatcaacctgaaatgtttactctttctctctccacagatgctgcctgacttgctgagtatttccagcattttctgtttttatttcagatttccagcatctgcagtgttttatttttgatcttagaattagagctaggccatttagaagtgaaatcaggaagcactttttcacacaaaaggtagtggaaatctgtaactcgctcccccaagaagttgtggatgctgggtcagttgaaatttttaagactgagtttgaattgatttttgttgggtaagggtttcaagggatatggagcaaaggcgggtaagtggagttgaggttcagatctgccatgatctaattgaatgtccgAACacacctgaggggctgaatggcctactcctgttccaacctTCCTGTCATCATTGATGCCCCTCCATTCAGCAGCTGGATTTGTTGGTATCAATTAACTGAATAACTAACTACTTATGCAAGGCCTAACTGATTTGTTTACTATTTCACAAAATAACAACATTAGAAAGTATTCTGGATTCCATGTTCCATTGTACCGATCTGGAAAGAGACTGACTCTGCTGGTTTGGTAATGTTCTAAGTTATCTGTGGAAGGTTGAGTGCAGAATGTATCTTTCATTTTAAGTTTTTCAGATTGTCCCTCCTAAAAGAATTGTACCCAAGTGACGTGTCCTAATCTTCTGTCTGCCTCAATGTCTCACAGTCTATGCTAACCTTTGTTTTAATCTTTTATCTGCCTACAGAATGTGAATCTACTAATGTGAATTATAGCTGATATATTTCCCTTGACATTTTTAGGTTCGTTACTTCAGCACCACAGTAGTCAAACCAGTGAGCAAACTGGTCACGGTACGTAATTGGCTACATTTCAAAGCTTTTAATTTAACTTTTAACTTTAGTAAAGTTCACTTGCAAGAATAGTTTTGTAAGTGATTTGCACTTTTATTAACTGCATAATCAAACTGTTTCTCATAATGCAGTCTTCCTTTGACAGAACTGTAGGACAAATTGCTTCCTAGTTTATTCCCACTCAATGGTCCTTTTGGAGGAGATAAGTGATAAAGTTCTGTTTTATCCTACCCTGATAAGCTTCCACAGTAGTGTTATAGTGAGAAACATTGGTGTTTCTGTTGGCACGAATGTGGGAAATGTTTTTTTGAAGACTATTAAAGGTACTGCAGCACTGGTCCAATGTGCTGATGCATCAATGCACTTGCCATGGTGGTGGAGATGCCACCATTTTCTTCCTATCACCCACCCGATGTATTAGTAAGATGTGTCCTAAGCATAGAAGTGAGTAGACCCCAGCTATTATTCGCAGACCTTCAAATGGTTGGCTCATTGGAGTAATGAGGGCAGATTTTTTGCAGGGCCCAGGGAGTCCAGGATGATTAGGGAGAAAATCAAAATTCATAtcctttggggggtgggggaaataaGATTGCTTTTCAAATACAAACAACAGTTTTAAAATATGTAAATGTGATTTAAATTAATTCCTGACAACCAAACTGTTCTTGACTTAAACTTGGTGTGATTAGAAGCTCTTTCTCTTTTCCCCTGCCATATTGCTGTGGAATCCAATTACCACATTGTCAATAGAATTTAAGTAAAGCATATCGGTGAGCATGTGATTTTCTTACTGTGTCCACTTTAACTTTGAGAAAAACACTGAGTACGACAATTTATAGAttacttccccccccaccccccacccaccttaaACTTGGGCTGTGACTGGAGTGTATTTTGAGATGTATAACATTAAAATGATGTACTGGCGGTTACAAGTCTGTGGGATGAACATTAGGTGATGAATTTAAGAGTATCACTCAGAACACGTGcaccacatcaaatgcattgTCTTGCATGAATTTTGCTGTAGTGTCCTGATGCTACAGCAAAAATCACACTAGACAACTCCACTGTATATCATTGGCACAGATTTAATTGTGAATTTGACACGTGTTAAATTCCCTGTTAATCTTTGCCGTACTTTACCATGAGTTTGAGTTGAGACTTGCTGTGTAATTTATAGTTGATCTTTTAATCCCCAGCCACCTATTCAAGTCTACGGAGTCGAAGGTAGATATGCCACAGCTTTGTATTCTGCTGCCTCCAAGCAAAAGAAACTGGACCAAGTGGAGAAGGAACTAGGCAAGATAACAGTAAGCTGGAGATTTTCTACAGCCTTTATAGTAAATGAAAGAAAGATGCATTTAAAGGTGTAGAGCCTTGCAAATTAGCTTAGAGTTTTAAAAGTAAGTGTAAAATTGCACTGTGTCATAGAGTGGTATAAATTCCTAATCTCAGTGATGTCGTTGGGAGAGGCGGCATCAATGAGAAGTTGTTCTATGCCATGACGAGGAAAATTGATgctgagaaatgtgaggtgatgcattttggtagatcgaatcgggccaggacctactccgttaatggtagggcgttggggagagttatagaacaaagagatctaggagtacaggttcatagctccttgaaaatggagccacaggtggatagggtggtgaagaaggcattcagcatgcttggtttcattggtcagaacattgaatacaggagttgggatgtcttgttgaagttgtacaagacattagtaaggccacacttggaatactgtgtacagttctggtcaccctattatagaaaggatattattaaattagtgcagaaaagatttactaggatgctatcgggacttgatggtttgacttatagggagaggttggatagactgagacttttttccctggagagtaggaggattaggggtgatcttatagaagtctataaaataatgaggggcatagataaggtagatagtcaaaatcttttcccaaaggtaggggagtctataacgagggggcatagatttcaggtgaggggagagatacaaaagggtccagaggggcaattttttcactcaaagggtggtgagtgtctggaacgagctgccagaggcagtagtagaggcgggtacaattttgtcttttaaaaagcatttggacagttacatgggtaagatgggtacagagggatatgggccaagtgcaggcaactgggactagcttagtggtataaactgggcgacatggacatgttgggccgaagggcctgtttccatgttgtaaacttctatgattctataagtcacCCCAGGTGCCTCTGTCACCTCTAACAACTGTCTCGCGTGGCATTAACAAAGGCCTGGAGCAGGCCACCTGCATGAGGAGAGATCAAAAAGAGGGGATAAAATATCTTAAAGGTAGGCcttttttaataaaagaaaattATTAAATAAAATCAAATAATGTAAATTGAAGGCTCACATATTTGTGTGAGCTATGCCAAATATCTTTCATTTTACACTGAGAATGTGATATTGCACTAAAACCTGTGGTGCCCTTTGAAGCCAACAACAGAAAAATCTCCATCTACAGTCACTTAATCATATtagttgtcagtgtacatggcGTTTTTAGCCCCAGCTCTCTCCTACAAGGTGCAGGGtgtatttttttgttgtttttcttaaatcttttaagataaaaagctgggtatttaatttaaaaatgctattttcaaaatggtataACCAACACAtttgtgtgtgattttttttaaaactggataTCACAGCTTAAAATCCAGAAATTGGAGCAATTGTTGATTTGAGAACCACGGGGGGAGATTTCTTCTGTGAGCTGTGCTGGTCTGTTTGTGCATAGTGCATAACGGACCTGCCCATTAGGTGGAGAGTGTGTCATGACTCGACCTGCTAGCTAATATGTATGCcaaatgtttaatttactattCAATATACCCTTGTCTTAAGACTGGTTTTACTGTAATGTACATTGTTTTTACCTACTATTTCCTTGCCATGTTTGAAGGTAAGCTCCCTGCTTTCAGGATTTTTACCAATGGCTTAGAGACTTTCTTTTTTAACCCAAATCCTTAGCGTTGGCCTTGAGAGAAACTGTAGTTACAAATTTGTCCTTTTATAGTTTGTGCCAGTGTCTTGAAGCAGTAATTTAGTATACTGCCATTAAGGAGAAGTACATGCATGTTTTGTCTTGTGCACTGATGGATATGTTAGTCTCTAGATACTACCTTCAAAGAGTAATCTTTTATTTGCTATGATTTGGCTTGCTAACAGTTTCATCTCCTTGTTTCTGTTCCAGTCACTAATGAAAGATCCCAAGTTCCGTGGAGTGATCACCAATCCCCACATTAAGCGCAATATCAAGCAAAAAACTGTGAATGACATCCTGTTAAAAGAGAAAGTTTCTCCAATCATGCTCAACTTTGTCAGTAAGTGATTTAGTGTTCCACATAATTTTGCATTTGGCAATAACTTCAGTAATCCATACAACATTGcaaaaacagaatatttaaatAACAAATCACAATATGGGAGCTTAGTAACCTAGTCAATATTCCTTTCAAGAATTTTAATGTCAAACATATAGTTTTTTTTGGCAGTTTGAAATTTTCTACAAAAAGCAGGGTTATCCTCCAGCTGATGGATTAGAACCACAGAAGTttatagcacaaaaggaggccattcggctgttTGCATCTGTGTCGGCTctagagcaatctaaaactaatcacgCTACCCTGCCATCATCCTATAACCCAccattttcctctgcttcaaaatatttatccaattttccttaaGAAGATAAAATATTCTTAATGGTTTTCTTTAGTATTATTACCCCTAATTTTATCATCTGCCTCTTTTTGAAATTTCAGACACCGAGTAAACAATTTTTTAAACAGCTCCTAGTATTGAACAGATACAATGAGGTAAAATATGTGAAAATGTCAATACTAATGCCCCAATCACTCCCACTGAGACTAAACTCCACATTCTCCTTGCAGCTTAAGAATTTTTTGGTCAACATTCACTTAATTAATTAAAACTCATCTCCTGCCACAAAAAGatgaaattaaaatatttttgtgtCTTAATTCACAATGTAACATTCTTGTGGAGAATCTCACTATATATATTTTGCCTGGCGATTTATGGTTCAATTACACTTTTTAATTGCAGCATTGTAAACAGGCATATAATTGTCATATCAGGTGAAATTGAGATCCCTCTTTAGCCAGAAGGCTGATAACACACTTGGAACcaaaccccagcatgagtcactacCTTCAACAGAGGAAAGGGGAAACAAAAATGTTTGATATAGTAGGATATTAAGGGATTTGCTCATTGGATTTCACTATTCAAAAAGGAATGATAACACCAAAGAATGTTTTTCTTTTGTCCTTTTTCATTCTGTGATGTCTAACTGGGTTTCAAGATTAAGCGTAAGTGGTGGTAACGGTAGAAATCTTATTTATTCTCTTCAGATTTGTTAGCTGAGAATGGACGGTTGAATCAGACCTCTGATGTTGCTACTGCTTTTAGCAAGATCATGAGTGCACATCGTGGGGAAATTCTCTGCTCAGTCACTACTGCTCAGGTAAAATGAGTTCTTCAGTGTAAAATTGTATTAATAATGTATTTAAATTGTAAGAAACTTCAAGTTCGCTGAGCAATTTTGTTCATTTGTATTGGCCACTCTAGAGTGATAAGTTGCaaaacaaatgtttttttaattgagAAGCCAAGGTGACGGGCCAAGGCCCATTGTGAAGGCTCCAACAAGGTTGAAAAGAGAGAACTAGGTAAATCGGAAAGTAGAGATTAGATAACACTAAACATAGAATTTAAAAGCGTCAACATTAGCGGAGGAAGGGAAAAGAGAGGACAAAATTGGGAAAGACAAGAAAAATTGTAATAGGAAGAGAGGTTGATggtgaagttttttcttgtatGCTACCCAGGACTGAGAAGCATCCCCAGGTATGGGAACAATATTCTAGTCCTGGCTGGACTTGTGCTTTATAGAGCCTTAAGAGTTGTTGAAGGGGAAAAGAAGTATTTGACATGAAGAAAAAACTGAATACTTGGAGGTGGCTTTAGCAAGAGGAAATTTGAAATATGAAATATGAAGTTAGTGAGGCCAAGAATGCTGATAGGTGAAGGAGGACTGAGGATGGTGCCTTGAAAGTTAAGAGCTGCTGGCTAATGAAAGTTTCTTCACACTGTTCAAATACAAtctttgaagaattgaaagaagCAAGATTTTGATTGCCTTGCCAGAGGGCATAGAGAACATAAAAAATGTAATAATTCAGCCATTAAAAGTTTTGGAGGTTGTGTGTACTAAGGATGCTTGATCTGAAGGAAATGAGCAAAGATATAGTGGAACCGTTACCAAAAGAGTGCATTGAGTGGAAGAGATAATTGCTGTAAAGAAGCAAGAGAGGACATAGGCCTGGGGAACTTAAGAGTTAACAGAAAAAGACTAGTTTGAGCCAGTAGCTATAACACAAATGGAGCAATTTGAGAGAAAACCAGAAtatagatttactgggatgctagaTAGGACAGGAAGATCTAGGGCAGCAGCTTTAAACTTAACAAACTTGGGCTAAAGTGGGATTTGAGTGAAGGAAGAAGCAGTTACCAGCACCAACACAAGGAATAGAACATTGCAAGAAATGAAACTGGGGCTTAGGAGCCAGAGATGTTCTGCCACTGTTTACTGTGTGGATACCAAAGAGCAATTCTGACCAGGAGAGATTATTGAGCTGGCAGTGAAGGTTGTGAATTACATAATTGGGAACTTAACCATATAAGGAATTGCACGTTTGACAAATGATTGTGTGCTTAACAACCTGAAATCGACATTTTTCTTCTATTGGTAGCCCCTGGATGAAGCGAATCTTACAGAGCTAAAAACTGCTCTTAATGGTTTTCTACAAAAAGGTGAAACCCTGAAACTGGAGACCAAGGTAAGATTGAAAAACAATTGGCCAGAATTAAGTTTCTGTAGAATAACTTTCTGCTATAACTCTAACTGATCTCCTGTCACGTTTATAAAaagtactttaatttataattatttaTACTTCAAATAAGACAGGTGACAATTTATAAAGCAAAAACTAGGAGTTGGTTGGAACATTGGGAGGAGCCTTTCGGCAGTACAGGTTGAGAAGCTGGGAGATATAAAACTCACGACGCCATTGTGCCACCACtgggggagggtgtaattacataagcagtttccattataaatgtgcacacagcatttataatgggaaaacttAACAGAAAAGTATAGCAAAAATTTGACAACTGGAAGTATGCACAGGCAAACtttaacagatttttaaaataatatagtAAACTAGTAGCATGGACACGATTTAtcatatttcatttttaaaaagaaagctaATTTTGATTATCCTAGCATCTTCCGATTTGTTTACTCCCAGGGCCCCTACCATCTCATCTTTCAATGCCAGTTCAGATCCTAGTATTTGTGTTCAATTTTTTAGTCTTTCTCCTAACATTCTTTTTTCCTTTGTATCTTTTTTTATTTCACTCCTGATTCCTGTTCTGAAACACTTTTATTTGTTAATCTTTACATTTTACAGTTCATGTTTTTAACTCCTCTTGCCTTCCCATATAGTTTTGAAGTGAACATAATGGAGAGGAACAGATGCACGTTCCTGTCTTCATGGAAAATTGGACACCAACCAGATAGTCTTAGTCCATAATCTGGTGTTAATGTAATAATTAACATAATATGTTAAAATAAAGTTCAAATTTGGCCATTTTAATACTTTTTCCTGGAAGAAGAGGTACAAGAAATAGAtagcaagaaaaaaaatgttaatgaaatgAATTGGAGAAATCAGAAGGGAGCAAATCCCAAAAACAGGAAATGTGCAAGGAGGATTTGTACCTTTTCCTTTCTCACCACTTTTCCCTTGCCCTCTCCAGAAgggttgactccttgctgaggtACATTTCTACGTGTGCTGGCCACTCTCTAATACCTGATTCGAGCTTCCATtacggtgactgaataagtcaaattctgttttaatATTACCTGAGATTGCTGGATTGTTAGTGATTCTGCTCATTTTTGCATGAAAACCACAAATCAGTGGCCTTgaccgttcttcatgtgtgagcactGCAGGCTGTACGACCATAAGAACATCATAGTCAAGCCCAATCCTGCTCCTCATCTGTTGTTCACAcatatgcacttccagcaggggttaccAGAAAGCAATCAGGAGCTCTGGTAGTTTCCTCCACCCGCCCCACCAAATCCCACCTCAAACAAACCATGGGGTAATGTAGCTAATTACAGAATTTCTGCCACTTGCccagatgagatcagctaacttgtcATAGATTAGGAATCTTCTTTCTAATCTGTATGGCTCAGGTCATTGCTGTTAAAATCAGCGAATTATCAAGAAAGCCAGATTATATACTAGTTACATTTCATGTTATTCAAAATGAAGTACTGTTGCTTCAAAATTGCAGTAAAGCACACATTTCTATTTAATAAAAGAAAAtgacagctttttttttaaaattctagacTGATCCTTCAATCCTGGGTGGAATGATTGTCAGTGTTGGTGATAAATACGTTGATATGTCTACGAAAACTAAGATTCAGAAACTCAGcaaaataataaatgaaactgcATAACAGCATCACCTGAATGAGTAATTTTCTGTTAGATGTTTGCTGTAAATCTGTTCCACTGTCTTTACAGTGATCACCTTCTACGTGATGGACATTCATTAATGTACAAAAGATTTAATAAAAGTATCTTCCTCTGAAACTGTTTGCTACAGCTGTTAAATAAAGTCTGCTGCTATGTTTATTATGCAGTAAGTGATTAACGTGGTCTGAGCATAATGGCCCACAAATTCCTGGAGCGACACATCTCGCAGCGAGCACCATGAATTCAGTTTTGTTTTCCTGACCCTTCAGGTATTAtttttgcgccgcaaattgctggaaatgcgaatTGATAACTGCGCGGTGATTTCAACGGGGACCTCATGAACGTCTGGTCAAATGGTCTATCTCGTTAACCAATGAAattttaaggatagagaaagaaacagcagATGACagtgaaggaaatagggtgaattagagtcaaattagatacagaaagatagattgaaaaagagacagaaagggaaaaaaaattaaaacaacctctagaaacaatttactacctgcaggagtgagactctacagttttaattgttccctttctgggcctgcaAGGTTAagtttcatgtcaggaccataaatcacattAACAGGGTCCTTGCGACATGAAATATCTGTGGCAAGATTCATTCGTATTTACAGTGTagatccagcaatttcttgaatctcatggggaagttgatgtcaaGCTCCCGTTTTTGCAAGGTTAATAGCGGAGTGGTGCAAATCATCCAGAAATTCACCTGATCATGATCCATTGTAGCAAGGGTTCTCCATACGTGTGTTGTGCTAGAGATTCTCTTCA
Coding sequences:
- the atp5po gene encoding ATP synthase subunit O, mitochondrial, whose translation is MAASTRFGLKVRYFSTTVVKPVSKLVTPPIQVYGVEGRYATALYSAASKQKKLDQVEKELGKITSLMKDPKFRGVITNPHIKRNIKQKTVNDILLKEKVSPIMLNFVNLLAENGRLNQTSDVATAFSKIMSAHRGEILCSVTTAQPLDEANLTELKTALNGFLQKGETLKLETKTDPSILGGMIVSVGDKYVDMSTKTKIQKLSKIINETA